In Halorhabdus tiamatea SARL4B, a genomic segment contains:
- a CDS encoding ammonium transporter, translating to MIEALPLQVEPSALTDGISNVWVLTVTFLIFFMHAGFAMLEAGQVRAKNVANQLTKNLLTWSVGVSVFFLIGAGISGLVGGSPFTDSLPYLADDASGYIGWLYGAVFAMTAATIVSGAVAGRARLRAYVTYTFLLAAVIYPVVTGITWAGEYIQFGDAVFHDFAGGMIVHGLGGIAGLTAAYMLGPRMDRYAEDGSANVIPGHSMTFAVLGTLMLAFGWYGFNVGTAAVFAEAGPNGELLAFNGAVLGRVAMGTTIAMAAGAMGAGLVAWLKTGKVDTLYVANGLLAGLVGITAIPDTTVWWGAFAVGGLAGAQLPIVFGFVENRLGIDDVCAVFPVHGSAGVLGTLAFPFVAADLGVPVIDAFLTQLAGVVVIAVWTILATGAVWGVLKALGQARVTPEHEREGLDLSEHGVETYPEFGDEEPLVADGGVSAVRSRGGSDE from the coding sequence ATGATCGAAGCTCTCCCGTTGCAGGTCGAACCGAGTGCGTTGACCGATGGGATTAGCAACGTCTGGGTACTCACCGTCACGTTCCTGATCTTCTTCATGCACGCCGGCTTCGCGATGCTCGAGGCCGGGCAAGTCAGGGCGAAGAACGTCGCCAACCAGTTGACGAAGAACCTCCTGACCTGGAGCGTCGGCGTGTCGGTGTTCTTCCTGATCGGGGCCGGGATCTCCGGGCTCGTCGGCGGGAGTCCGTTCACCGACTCGCTGCCGTACCTGGCTGACGACGCAAGCGGCTACATCGGCTGGCTCTACGGGGCCGTCTTCGCGATGACGGCGGCCACCATCGTCTCGGGAGCCGTCGCCGGCCGCGCGAGGCTCCGGGCGTACGTCACCTACACGTTCCTGCTCGCCGCGGTGATCTACCCCGTCGTCACCGGGATCACGTGGGCCGGTGAGTACATCCAGTTCGGTGACGCCGTGTTCCACGACTTCGCCGGCGGCATGATCGTTCACGGGCTCGGCGGGATCGCCGGGCTGACCGCCGCCTACATGCTCGGCCCGCGGATGGACCGCTACGCCGAGGACGGCTCGGCGAACGTCATCCCCGGTCACTCGATGACCTTCGCCGTGCTGGGGACGCTGATGCTCGCCTTCGGCTGGTACGGGTTCAACGTCGGCACCGCGGCCGTCTTCGCCGAGGCAGGCCCGAACGGCGAACTGCTGGCGTTCAACGGTGCCGTCCTGGGTCGCGTCGCGATGGGAACGACGATCGCGATGGCCGCCGGCGCGATGGGTGCCGGGCTGGTCGCGTGGCTCAAGACCGGCAAGGTCGACACGCTGTACGTCGCCAACGGGCTGCTGGCCGGGCTCGTCGGGATCACGGCGATCCCGGACACGACGGTGTGGTGGGGCGCGTTCGCGGTCGGCGGGCTCGCCGGCGCACAGCTCCCGATCGTCTTCGGCTTCGTCGAGAACCGCCTGGGGATCGACGACGTCTGTGCGGTGTTCCCGGTCCACGGCAGCGCCGGCGTGCTCGGGACGCTTGCGTTCCCGTTCGTCGCCGCCGATCTCGGCGTCCCAGTGATCGACGCCTTCCTCACGCAACTGGCGGGCGTCGTCGTCATCGCAGTGTGGACGATCCTGGCAACCGGGGCCGTCTGGGGGGTCCTCAAGGCGCTCGGCCAGGCTCGCGTCACGCCCGAACACGAGCGTGAGGGCCTCGATCTGAGCGAGCACGGCGTCGAGACCTACCCCGAGTTCGGCGACGAAGAGCCGCTCGTCGCCGACGGCGGTGTCAGTGCCGTCCGCTCGCGGGGTGGTTCCGATGAGTGA